CTATTTCAACTACCACGACGTAGGCATCTGCAGAGCGGTTGCCATGCTGTGGAAGCTCTGACCTCTTCGGTCAACACCTTAGACTGTATGCCTCTTTGCCTCTGCTCTGTCGATGCCAATCAGCTCACAGTGAGGGGGAAATGAAGGATAAGTCCATTGGTGGGGCAGAATTTCTTGTAATTACATGATTATTTTCAGAATTCATTTGTTGAGGAAAAGGTTTGAGAGGAGTTAACTTCAACTAGTCATGAGTCTGGGTTCCATAGTCCACTGCGTTGGTGGCTTCCTGCTCACAAGACCCACGGTGTAACTGCACATTTCACGAACTCATGTTGCCTTTAACTACCGTTTCTTGAGGAGAGTTCAGTTCTTTCCTGTTGGGATAAAAGGAGACTTCTCTATTTGGACTGGGGAGGGAGGACTGTTCATTCGTGAGTCATAGACTTTGCATGAAATTGGAAAGTCTTCCATTTGGAGCTCTGTTCAGTTGGCACCAGCTGTTGAACATCTGGGGAACTTCAAATCAGAGATGCTGATGTCTCCAATTACTGGCTTTTCTTAAGTCTTGGGAAGGAATTCGAGGAAAGGTGAATTTAAAGAGGTTCAGTTTAGGGAGTTCTCCTTTGTGGGTGGGTTAAAATATGATAGATTCCAAACAGGCTTACTCTTCAGATAAGTGTCCCTTGTGCAGAAATAAGCTATCCACAAGTAAGAGACTGAGTACTAAAGTGTTTTTCCCACTATGGGAATCGCTCATAAGAAATCAGACTCTGAAAaagcaaaatttttaaataaaatattatataatgaaaaaaaatagtctttgtaGCCCAGCGTAGTGGTGcagacttttaatcccagcactcaggaagcagaggcaggtgaaactctgagttcaaggccagcctggtctacagagcgagttccaggacagccaggactacacagagaaactctaaatcagagagagagaatttagtaAGGTGACCTCATAAAAACAGGTATACGGAAATCAATAGTGATAATAAGTAAAGCAACAATCAATTATACGAAACAAATAACAGAGATTTcgaataaacaacaaaaagatgataaagccggacatggtggcacatccccttaatcccagcactcaggagacagaggtaggcggatctctgtgattttgaggccagcctggactacagagtgagttccaggacagccagggctacgcagagaaacaaGGTCTGCATAGGTGCTCTGCATAAATATTgtggcttggtgttcttgtgggtcTCCTAACTTTGGGAGTggatgtgtctctgactctttgtgCCACTCTTggttgggactcttttcctcctgctgggttgccttgtctagccttgcTCAGAGGGCTCTTGCCTTgccttattgtattttgttttgtcatatttggttgttgtctcttggaggtctgctcttttctgatgggagatagaaagggagtggatccagggaagaggggagatgatagggggagctgggaggagcggatggaggggaaactggttaggatgtattgtatgaaagaagaatctattttcaataatacatatacacatacatatataaattaaaagacaGTGAAATAAGAATAAACTTGCAAGACGTGGTGGTTTAAATGTAATTGACCCCcgtaagctcatagggagtgccaccgttaggaggtgtggccttgttggaggaagtgtgtcaccgtgggggtgggttttgaggtctcatatattctcaagccatgcccagtatctcagaccacttcctgttgcctatgagtCAAGATgaaaggactctcagctcctgctccagcgccatgtctcCCTGCACACCTCCATGTCACACagtgatgataacggactaaatctctgaaaatataagcatCCCAATTAAATGATTCTCCTTCATGAGAATggtgtctctcttcacagcaatagaaaccctaactaagacacaagatATCCGATACTtattgagcgtgtgtgtgtgtgtgtgtgtgtgtgtgtgtgtgagagagagagagagagagagagagagagagagagagagaaaccggGCGGGGGAGGGGTGCTCATGTAACCTagactggactggaactcaccaCCTGGacaaggctgactttgaactcctgatcctcctgcctccttcccaagCTCTAGGAGGAGAGGCATGTGTCACCTGGTTTCTTCAGTTCTAGGAATGGAGTCTCCCGCAAGCCAAGCGAGCCCTCTACCCTCTGAGCCCCACCCACCTCCAATACTTATATCAACAGATTTTAAACCACTTGGTTTGGGACTGAGTTTATCACTCAGAGgtggagcccttgcctagcaacccccaccccagcccaacacaacaacaagaaagataaagagagaaagaacctgGTCACGGCAACTGTGCAGCCCTTGAGACTGCCCACAAGGAGTTATCAACTGACCCCCAGCACTGCACCATAGTGCGCACACTCAAgagcatacatacaaacacatcatacatacatacctatgtacatacatacatgaatacaatatatatgcatgtatatatacatacataaatataataaaggagggttttttttttattctaagtgCCCCCTTACAGTGCAGAGCCTCAAGCACAGCAGGCCAACCCTCTCCTGCTGAGGCCTGTTTCCCATCCCAGAGCCTTTCTTCTGACCCTTAACCTCCCTCCTTCTCATGACCAGTCAGGCCTAACCGTGTACATTGTGTGAGAGCTCTGAGGGAAAAGACTTCCCCAGTGGAAgagttacagctctgaagggaaaggaagcctggcaggcaggcaggagccaaggaataccgcAGAGTCACACAAGAAAAACCcaggagggaagaaccagggaagGCGGCAGCCTCTGCTCAGGCAAGAAGCAGCGGAGAACCGGGCAGGAGATGGAGTTTATACAGTTTCTTGGGGACGGAGCTTTCCAGATTGGGGACTGGTGGGACTTCAGGTCTTGAGCTTGGGGTGAACCCAGAGATTGGTGGGTTTTCAAATCCAGAGCTTGGCCTCCCTGTCTAGAGGGGCCGGGGACGGCCTTTGTGGCCGTTGGGGTCCTCAGGGGAGGGCCCGGGGCCCCCGAGTCTCTCGAGGGGCTTACAGGCATGCCGCTTGGCCACCATTTAGGGCAAAGGCATGCTGCTGGTTGTAAAATCCGAGGGGGTGTGgtaggaaatccaaacagaattTCTGGGTTGCACAACCTGGACAGAACTGAAGACAATGAGTCAGCTTTGCCTCCAGCCTTCGATCTTGGTGAGGCCATGATCTGAAACACGTCCCCaggcccccttcctcccctcctctgagGCAAGTCAGCATGCTCCGCGCCATTCATCTGCCCATCACACGGTGGCACAGGCACTGCCGTGGTCCTTCACCCACATCAAACTTCTGAAGAGCCTGTGGGGCTCGTGTGACCCAGGCTGCTGGAAGAATCTCATACACACGCTCCACCCAGGAAAGAGAATTACCGGGCAGGAGTCAGAGAGCAAAGTCCTGCCATGGGAGGACGGGAGACTTATATCTGCCAGACCAGGCAGAGGCAAAAAGCCAGTGTCCCGGGACGCACCAGCTAGAGCGGGCATCATGGATGTGCTGGTCCCGTTCCTGCAGCTGCTGGTGCTGCTCCTCACACTTCCGCTGCACCTGCTGGCTCTGCTGGGCTACTGGCAGCCCATGTGCAAAACCTACTTCCCCTACTTGATGGCCAAGTTAGCAAAAAGCTCCAACAAAAAGATGGAAGGCAAGAAACGGGAACTGTTTAGCCAGATAAATGATCTTAAGGGGACCTCCGGGAAAGTGGCCCTGCTGGAGCTGGGCTGTGGCACCGGGGCTAACTTCCAGTTCTACCCGTCCAACTGCAAGGTCACCTGCATCGACCCAAACCCCAACTTCGAGAAGTTCCTCACAAAGAGCATGGCTGAGAACAGGCACCTCCAGTACGAGCGCTTCATCGTGGCTTATGGAGAGGACATGAAACAGTTGGCGGACAGCTCCATGGACGTGGTGGTCTGCACCCTGGTGCTATGTTCAGTACAGAGCCCCAAAAAGGTCCTGCAGGAAATCCAGAGAGTCCTGAAGCCGGTGAGCAAAGTAGCAAGGGTGTGGGCCCCCGGGGGCAGGTGAGTCCGGCCTTGGCAGCTCTGGAGTTCAGGACCCCGGATGGAGAATCCCGGGAAGCCGATGTAGCCCACCCTCTGACAGCAGAATACGCCACCTGCTGTCATATACGGTCTAGGACCTCAGGCCTGTTCTGGTGGAGAGCCGATCTGTGTGCTCCGGGAATACAGGGGAGTGGGCTCAGAGCAGTGGGAAGGGAGCTGTGAAGACGCAGAAGACCGTGAGGTTTAAAATGCAGCGTTATGCTGCGGAGGAGGTGGGGGAACAAAAGGCTTGGAGTAGAAATGTCAGAGGGAGTAGGGTCTCTGAGAGGTTGAGCTGGGTGTGGAAAGAAAGGAATGTAGGGCAATTTCCAAAGTGTCTGGCTCGCACCACCGAAGGGGGAGTGGATGAAATGGCCACTTGCTGGAATGGCAAAACTCTGTTCTGAACGGGTTGGGTCTCAGGATCTGCTAAGACACCCATGCGGAGAAGCCACACGGGTCGTTAGAAGTTCAGGAAGTCAGGACACGAGGCggcctgggggaaaaaaaagagctatGGCCAGTAGGACCTTTTAGTGGTAGTTCAGTATGGGAGTGAATGAAACCCCTGGGAAGAGGACATGGGAGAAGGCGCTAGAGGAGGCCCTGCGGTAGCCAGAACCCTGGGGTGTCCTGGTTGTGCTGGACACCAGAGTCTCAGGAGAGGCTGGGATCGTGTGTCTATCTAGCAGGTACATCTAACCCACAGCCTGGTTAGCTATGAAAGTGACCGAACACAAAACtataaatgtgtttaaaatacaGTGAGGCTTTTTGGGGGGGTGCCTTTTCGTAACTTAATCACAAAGTTCCTGAGGGCGAACATGGTAGACGACGAGTGTCGTGTCACCGTGCTGGAAGGTCCCACGCCTGGACGAACCCTCCATGTCTCCTGTCCCCCACCGTACGGTCCTTGTAGTCCTTCTGTGAAGATCTCTCACCAGTCATGGCCGCCCAGTTACCAGAAGCTCCTTACATCATCCACTGTGAGGAGGGCAGGAGCCAGACGTACAGACCACATCAGGAGCCCTTTGGTCCCTACACTCTCAGGCCAGAAGCTCTTAACTTCAGAGAGATCTGACAAGCTGGgtctgagagaaggaaggggccATGAGACCCAAAGAGCAACAGGGAGTAGCTAGGCGACCCTtaactccctccttcctccctcccagggAGGACTGCTGTTCTTCTGGGAGCACGTGGCTGAGCCTCGGGGAAGCTGGGCCTTCCTGTGGCAGCGAGTGTTTGAGCCCACCTGGAAACACATCGGGGATGGCTGCCACCTCACCAGAGAGACCTGGAAGGACCTGGAGAAGGCAGGGTTCTCTCATGTCCAAATGGAACGGCAGCCCCCTCCCTTCAAGTGGTTACCTGTCGGGCCCCACATCATGGGAAAAGCTGTGAAATAACCCTCCTCCAGGAGCCCAtctgctccctccctgcctgtAGTCAGAGCCACCCCGGGTGACTGGCATGGCCTCAGTGCCTCCTCCACAGTGAggcttcctccctgctccctccgGAGGTATAAAACTATACAGCGCC
This is a stretch of genomic DNA from Peromyscus leucopus breed LL Stock chromosome 18, UCI_PerLeu_2.1, whole genome shotgun sequence. It encodes these proteins:
- the Mettl7b gene encoding methyltransferase-like protein 7B — translated: MDVLVPFLQLLVLLLTLPLHLLALLGYWQPMCKTYFPYLMAKLAKSSNKKMEGKKRELFSQINDLKGTSGKVALLELGCGTGANFQFYPSNCKVTCIDPNPNFEKFLTKSMAENRHLQYERFIVAYGEDMKQLADSSMDVVVCTLVLCSVQSPKKVLQEIQRVLKPGGLLFFWEHVAEPRGSWAFLWQRVFEPTWKHIGDGCHLTRETWKDLEKAGFSHVQMERQPPPFKWLPVGPHIMGKAVK